One window from the genome of Maylandia zebra isolate NMK-2024a linkage group LG18, Mzebra_GT3a, whole genome shotgun sequence encodes:
- the eif4g1a gene encoding eukaryotic translation initiation factor 4 gamma 1a isoform X1: MNKPPQPIAGPTSVPNPAPSPGLTQAAYGPGQPTSLVFATPPPPQMNSAPQPRQFATGPRTLHQQGGYRALQSYYQNRPTMATSAPRVPGNSGPRAVAPAHVYPPGSQMMMISQPFAGSPQGYFIPSGQYRAPYMPPTQQYPVTSGTANFYTGTSPAEYPPYEPSLAARERRGGGGRGGGRENGRLSLHGAPLASQRYPAGAYYPTPPQYPPSVQPSTVMLSTQQQLQVPPPQQAPAQSQGLMKRERRPVITIRDPNQGGRDITHEILSGVMSSTTPTPQAPDASSAQVNGEIAQPVIAQTRRDDNTERPTSAETPPSLAAANAEPVLESKQEVDSQIVLPTELAAQSVAPVATTEVPSTLIKDQQSPPSLPPGATLTTTPAEAVNKVGTTVSDTVDAPHATSQSSEAPEAPVKIEELPAAPAQAEKGPEKEEAKTEEVKKVEKEEQVATTKLEPAAEAAAAGSSNLEEERKNKEEMATKTATEVSQPPPPAREPAGPQTQNAVLRSTPEPESTQVEAAEPVLPNGLPQETEELPKDNAISDTTPHKQPDASQSQESTPMAKTATAAQEVKEEAEEREEEEECKKKSEDTPPASVSCPEESTMQAATHVQRKKKNMKEFNKKEAIGNLLDAFTEEQGAKPASEPMPTQANPPAPAPAELPVEVADETWEQKEDKQNAEPDKSKATPEPTEQKYQYKQEEWKPINPEDKKRYDREFLLGCQFISASMHKPEGLPIISDVVLDKVNKTPLRPADPSRLMNTGPDFTPSYLGNLGSRSVGGPRGPPSGPRRSQTKKIITSMSLNDDVQLSKAEKAWKPSVKKVTRGRVDEPEEEDPEQAKTRELFKRLRSILNKLTPQKFQELMKQVTELTIDTEERLKGAIDLIFEKAISEPNFSVAYANMCRCLMGLKVPTSDKPGVFVNFRKLLLNRCQKEFEKDQDDDEIFEKKQKELEAAKDGEERERFRVELEEARDKARRRSLGNIKFIGELFKLKMLTEPIMHDCVVKLLKNHDEESLECLCRLLSTIGKDLDFEKAKPRMDQYFNQMDKIIKERKTSSRIRFMLQDVLDLRRNNWVPRRGDQGPKTIDQIHKEAEMEEHREQMKVQQQLMTKKESRDRFTGNMGSRGPHTPGGGRTSQPQDEGWNTVPISKNRPIDTTRLSKITKPGAMDFNNQLLAPGGKGMWGSWGKGSSGGTGAKPASGDQDSGRPGTSTLNRFSALQSGSLMSATDSDRRVPQRSSSSRERGSNRDRSDRNRDRFDRFDRSEGREANQVTKRSFSRESQERGGRGGDGRSSTESVRRVASMTDSRDRGSRDRGSRDRGSRDRGSRDKGSDFVPVKRESAPTPPPSLPKPALTEEEVEKKSHAIIEEYLHINDVKEALQCVVELNSTSLLYVFVRNGLESTLERSTIAREHMGLLLHQLIKAGTLPTQQYYKGLLEILEVAEDMAIDIPHIWLYLAELITPMLHEGGIPMGQLFREISKPLVPLGKASVLLVQILKLLCKEKTPNKVGALWTEAGLNWNDFLPKDEDVNKFVTDQKVEFTVGEEMEPKEASKKKVLSGEEISKQLDRLLQDKANNQRIRDWIEANLDEQQTASNQFVRALMTSVCQSAIICDNPYKVDAQQIGQRASLLQRYLYDEQKELQALYALQALMVHMEQPAHLLRMFFDALYDEDVIKEEAFYEWETSKDPAEQTGKGVALKSVTGFFTWLREAEEESDKE, translated from the exons TACCGAGCTCCATACATGCCTCCTACCCAGCAGTATCCCGTGACCAGCGGCACAGCAAACTTCTATACTGGAACTAGCCCTGCTGAATACCCTCCTTATG AGCCCTCTCTTGCCGCGAGGGAGAGGCGGGGTGGCGGGGGGAGAGGAGGCGGGCGAGAGAACGGCCGTCTCTCTCTCCACGGTGCGCCTCTCGCCTCCCAGCGCTACCCCG CTGGAGCATACTATCCAACTCCGCCTCAGTATCCCCCATCTGTCCAGCCTTCAACGGTCATGCTGTCCACCCAGCAACAGCTACAAGTCCCGCCTCCTCAGCAAGCCCCTGCACAGTCACAAGGCCTAATGAAGAGAGAACGCAGACCGGTA ATAACAATACGAGACCCCAACCAGGGTGGACGCGATATCACGCACGAGATCCTGTCGGGTGTAATGTCCTCCACCACACCGACACCACAG GCACCGGATGCAAGTTCTGCACAGGTCAATGGGGAAATTGCCCAGCCTGTGATTGCACAGACGAGAAGAG ATGATAACACAGAGCGTCCTACTAGTGCTGAAACCCCTCCTTCTCTTGCTGCGGCAAACGCTGAGCCTGTGTTGGagagcaaacaggaagtggacagCCAAATAGTGCTGCCTACTGAGTTAGCTGCACAATCTGTAGCCCCCGTAGCTACTACTGAGGTGCCATCCACACTGATAAAGGACCAGCAGTCTCCTCCTTCCCTTCCTCCAGGAGCAACGTTGACCACTACTCCTGCTGAGGCAGTAAATAAAGTTGGCACTACCGTTTCTGATACAGTAGATGCTCCTCATGCAACCTCACAGTCTTCAGAAGCACCAGAAGCCCCTGTGAAAATAGAGGAACTACCGGCTGCTCCAGCTCAAGCTGAGAAGGGTCCAGAAAAGGAAGAAGCAAAAACAGAGGAAGTGAAGAAGGTGGAAAAAGAAGAGCAGGTGGCCACCACAAAGTTGGAGCCTGCagctgaggctgcagcagcaggTTCTTCCAATcttgaagaagaaagaaagaataaagaagaaATGGCTACAAAAACGGCAACTGAAGTCTCCCAGCCTCCCCCACCTGCACGGGAGCCTGCTGGTCCACAGACCCAGAACGCCGTTCTGCGCTCTACCCCCGAACCTGAATCCACACAAGTTGAGGCAGCAGAGCCTGTTCTCCCCAACGGCCTTCCTCAGGAGACCGAAGAACTGCCCAAGGATAATGCAATTTCAGACACTACGCCCCACAAACAGCCAGACGCTTCTCAATCTCAGGAATCCACACCTATGGCTAAAACGGCAACAGCAGCCCAGGAGGTGAAAGAGGAGGCtgaagagagggaggaggaggaagagtgcAAGAAGAAAAGTGAGGATACCCCTCCTGCGTCTGTTAGCTGCCCAGAAGAATCTACTATGCAAG CTGCTACACATGtgcaaaggaagaaaaagaacatGAAAGAGTTTAACAAGAAGGAGGCCATTGGGAATCTCCTGGATGCCTTCACAGAG gAACAGGGTGCCAAGCCTGCCTCTGAACCCATGCCCACTCAGGCCAACCCTCCAGCTCCAGCACCAGCTGAACTTCCTGTCGAAGTGGCAGATGAGACCTGGGAGCAAAAAGAGGACAAGCAGAATGCAGAACCTGACAAGTCTAAAGCCACACCTGAGCCAACTGAGCAGAAATACCAGTACAAACAAG AAGAATGGAAGCCGATAAACCCGGAGGACAAGAAGCGGTACGACAGGGAGTTCCTCCTGGGCTGCCAGTTCATCAGCGCCAGTATGCACAAGCCTGAGGGCCTGCCTATCATCAGTGATGTGGTGCTGGATAAG GTGAACAAGACTCCACTACGACCTGCTGACCCATCTCGCCTGATGAACACTGGTCCTGATTTTACTCCCTCATATTTAGGGAACCTTGGGAGCAGATCAGTGGGAGGACCTCGTGGCCCG CCATCCGGGCCCCGTCGCTCTCAAACCAAAAAAATTATCACCAGCATGTCGCTAAATGACGACGTGCAGCTCAGCAAGGCTGAGAAGGCCTGGAAGCCCTCTGTGAAAAAGGTCACTCGTGGCCGTGTTGATGAGCCTGAAGAGGAAGACCCAGAACAGGCCAAGACTCGAGAGCTGTTCAAGCGTCTGCGGAGCATCCTCAACAAGCTTACGCCACAGAAGTTTCAGGAGCTGATGAAACAAGTGACAGAGCTGACGATAGACACTGAGGAGAGGCTGAAGGGAGCCATCGACCTCATCTTTGAGAAGGCCATCTCAGAGCCCAACTTCTCTGTGGCCTACGCCAACATGTGCCGCTGCCTTATGGGG CTGAAAGTCCCCACTTCAGACAAGCCAGGAGTTTTTGTGAACTTCCGCAAACTGCTGCTCAACCGCTGCCAGAAAGAGTTTGAGAAGGACCAGGATGATGATGAGATCTTTGAGAAAAAGCAAAAGGAATTGGAGGCTGCCAAAGAC GGTGAGGAGCGTGAGCGCTTCAGGGTGGAGCTGGAGGAGGCCAGAGATAAAGCTCGACGCCGCTCACTGGGCAACATAAAGTTCATTGGTGAACTGTTTAAGCTTAAGATGCTGACAGAGCCAATCATGCACGACTGTGTCGTGAAACTACTTAAGAATCATGATGAGGAGTCTCTCGAGTGTCTCTGCAGACTGCTGTCGACTATTGGTAAAGACCTGGACTTTGAGAAGGCAAAG CCTCGCATGGATCAGTATTTTAATCAGATGGACAAGATCATTAAAGAGAGAAAGACTTCATCAAGAATCCGCTTCATGCTGCAAGATGTTTTGGACCTCAGAAGG AATAACTGGGTGCCTCGTAGAGGAGACCAGGGTCCTAAGACAATTGATCAGATTCAcaaggaagcagagatggaggagcacagggaACAGATGAAAGTCCAGCAGCAGCTCATGACCAAGAAGGAAAGCAGAGACAGGTTCACGGGAAACATGGGCAGCCGAGGCCCTCACACACCAGGAGGTGGCCGGACCAGCCAGCCTCAGGATGAGGGGTGGAACACAGTCCCCATCTCCAAGAACAGACCCATTGACACCACCCGCCTAAGCAAGATCACAAAG CCTGGTGCTATGGATTTCAACAACCAGCTGTTGGCTCCGGGTGGCAAAGGCATGTGGGGCAGCTGGGGAAAAGGCAGCAGCGGAGGAACTGGAGCTAAACCAGCGAGTGGAGACCAGG ACTCTGGGCGTCCGGGTACCAGCACTCTCAACCGCTTCTCTGCCCTACAGTCTGGGTCATTGATGTCTGCAACAGACTCTGATCGCAGAGTTCCTCAAAG GTCGAGTTCGAGCCGCGAACGTGGGAGCAACAGGGACAGGAGCGACCGCAACAGGGATCGATTTGACAGATTTGATCGCAGCGAAGGACGGGAAGCGAACCAAGTCACCAAGAGAAGCTTCAGCAGAGAGTCGCAAGAGCGCGGCGGGAGGGGAGGAGATGGCAGGTCTTCAACTGAATCTGTGCGCCGCGTCGCCAGCATGACAGACAGTCGGGACAGAGGAAGCAGGGATCGGGGAAGCAGAGACCGAGGAAGCAGAGATAGAGGAAGTCGGGACAAGGGTAGTGACTTCGTCCCAG TTAAGCGTGAGAGCGCTCCCActcctcctccatctctccCTAAACCTGCCTTGACTGAAGAGGAAGTGGAGAAGAAGTCGCATGCGATCATTGAAGAATACCTCCACATCAATGATGTCAAG GAGGCATTGCAGTGTGTGGTGGAGCTCAACAGCACATCACTGCTGTACGTGTTCGTGCGGAACGGCTTGGAGTCGACGCTTGAACGAAGCACCATCGCTCGGGAACACATGGGCCTGTTGCTGCACCAGCTTATAAAGGCAGGGACTTTGCCCACGCAGCAGTACTACAAAGG GCTACTAGAGATTCTGGAGGTAGCAGAAGACATGGCCATAGATATACCTCACATCTGGCTCTACCTGGCTGAGCTTATTACTCCTATGCTCCACGAGGGAGGCATCCCTATGGGACAGCTGTTCAG GGAGATCTCAAAGCCTCTTGTGCCTCTGGGGAAGGCCAGCGTGCTGCTGGTACAGATCCTCAAGTTGCTTTGTAAAGAAAAG ACCCCCAATAAGGTCGGGGCTTTGTGGACAGAGGCTGGGCTAAATTGGAACGACTTCTTGCCCAAAGATGAAGACGTCAACAAGTTTGTCACCGATCAG AAAGTGGAGTTCACCGTGGGAGAGGAGATGGAGCCCAAAGAGGCCAGTAAGAAGAAGGTCCTCAGCGGAGAGGAGATCAGCAAACAGCTGGACAGACTCCTCCAGGACAAGGCCAACAATCAACGCATCAGAGACTGGATCGAG GCTAACTTGGACGAGCAGCAGACTGCTTCGAACCAGTTTGTACGAGCATTGATGACATCAGTGTGCCAGTCTGCTATCATAT GTGACAACCCGTACAAGGTGGATGCACAGCAGATCGGCCAGAGAGCCTCTCTGCTGCAGAGATACCTGTACGACGAGCAGAAAGAGCTGCAGGCCCTGTACGCCCTCCAGGCTCTGATGGTGCACATGGAGCAGCCTGCTC ACCTGCTGCGGATGTTCTTCGACGCCTTGTATGATGAGGACGTCATTAAAGAGGAGGCCTTCTACGAATGGGAAACCAGCAAAGACCCGGCAGAGCAGACAGGCAAAGGCGTGGCCTTGAAGTCGGTCACCGGCTTCTTCACCTGGCTCCGCGAGGCCGAAGAGGAATCTGACAAGGAGTAA
- the eif4g1a gene encoding eukaryotic translation initiation factor 4 gamma 1a isoform X3: MNKPPQPIAGPTSVPNPAPSPGLTQAAYGPGQPTSLVFATPPPPQMNSAPQPRQFATGPRTLHQQSYYQNRPTMATSAPRVPGNSGPRAVAPAHVYPPGSQMMMISQPFAGSPQGYFIPSGQYRAPYMPPTQQYPVTSGTANFYTGTSPAEYPPYEPSLAARERRGGGGRGGGRENGRLSLHGAPLASQRYPAGAYYPTPPQYPPSVQPSTVMLSTQQQLQVPPPQQAPAQSQGLMKRERRPVITIRDPNQGGRDITHEILSGVMSSTTPTPQAPDASSAQVNGEIAQPVIAQTRRDDNTERPTSAETPPSLAAANAEPVLESKQEVDSQIVLPTELAAQSVAPVATTEVPSTLIKDQQSPPSLPPGATLTTTPAEAVNKVGTTVSDTVDAPHATSQSSEAPEAPVKIEELPAAPAQAEKGPEKEEAKTEEVKKVEKEEQVATTKLEPAAEAAAAGSSNLEEERKNKEEMATKTATEVSQPPPPAREPAGPQTQNAVLRSTPEPESTQVEAAEPVLPNGLPQETEELPKDNAISDTTPHKQPDASQSQESTPMAKTATAAQEVKEEAEEREEEEECKKKSEDTPPASVSCPEESTMQAATHVQRKKKNMKEFNKKEAIGNLLDAFTEEQGAKPASEPMPTQANPPAPAPAELPVEVADETWEQKEDKQNAEPDKSKATPEPTEQKYQYKQEEWKPINPEDKKRYDREFLLGCQFISASMHKPEGLPIISDVVLDKVNKTPLRPADPSRLMNTGPDFTPSYLGNLGSRSVGGPRGPPSGPRRSQTKKIITSMSLNDDVQLSKAEKAWKPSVKKVTRGRVDEPEEEDPEQAKTRELFKRLRSILNKLTPQKFQELMKQVTELTIDTEERLKGAIDLIFEKAISEPNFSVAYANMCRCLMGLKVPTSDKPGVFVNFRKLLLNRCQKEFEKDQDDDEIFEKKQKELEAAKDGEERERFRVELEEARDKARRRSLGNIKFIGELFKLKMLTEPIMHDCVVKLLKNHDEESLECLCRLLSTIGKDLDFEKAKPRMDQYFNQMDKIIKERKTSSRIRFMLQDVLDLRRNNWVPRRGDQGPKTIDQIHKEAEMEEHREQMKVQQQLMTKKESRDRFTGNMGSRGPHTPGGGRTSQPQDEGWNTVPISKNRPIDTTRLSKITKPGAMDFNNQLLAPGGKGMWGSWGKGSSGGTGAKPASGDQDSGRPGTSTLNRFSALQSGSLMSATDSDRRVPQRSSSSRERGSNRDRSDRNRDRFDRFDRSEGREANQVTKRSFSRESQERGGRGGDGRSSTESVRRVASMTDSRDRGSRDRGSRDRGSRDRGSRDKGSDFVPVKRESAPTPPPSLPKPALTEEEVEKKSHAIIEEYLHINDVKEALQCVVELNSTSLLYVFVRNGLESTLERSTIAREHMGLLLHQLIKAGTLPTQQYYKGLLEILEVAEDMAIDIPHIWLYLAELITPMLHEGGIPMGQLFREISKPLVPLGKASVLLVQILKLLCKEKTPNKVGALWTEAGLNWNDFLPKDEDVNKFVTDQKVEFTVGEEMEPKEASKKKVLSGEEISKQLDRLLQDKANNQRIRDWIEANLDEQQTASNQFVRALMTSVCQSAIICDNPYKVDAQQIGQRASLLQRYLYDEQKELQALYALQALMVHMEQPAHLLRMFFDALYDEDVIKEEAFYEWETSKDPAEQTGKGVALKSVTGFFTWLREAEEESDKE, from the exons TACCGAGCTCCATACATGCCTCCTACCCAGCAGTATCCCGTGACCAGCGGCACAGCAAACTTCTATACTGGAACTAGCCCTGCTGAATACCCTCCTTATG AGCCCTCTCTTGCCGCGAGGGAGAGGCGGGGTGGCGGGGGGAGAGGAGGCGGGCGAGAGAACGGCCGTCTCTCTCTCCACGGTGCGCCTCTCGCCTCCCAGCGCTACCCCG CTGGAGCATACTATCCAACTCCGCCTCAGTATCCCCCATCTGTCCAGCCTTCAACGGTCATGCTGTCCACCCAGCAACAGCTACAAGTCCCGCCTCCTCAGCAAGCCCCTGCACAGTCACAAGGCCTAATGAAGAGAGAACGCAGACCGGTA ATAACAATACGAGACCCCAACCAGGGTGGACGCGATATCACGCACGAGATCCTGTCGGGTGTAATGTCCTCCACCACACCGACACCACAG GCACCGGATGCAAGTTCTGCACAGGTCAATGGGGAAATTGCCCAGCCTGTGATTGCACAGACGAGAAGAG ATGATAACACAGAGCGTCCTACTAGTGCTGAAACCCCTCCTTCTCTTGCTGCGGCAAACGCTGAGCCTGTGTTGGagagcaaacaggaagtggacagCCAAATAGTGCTGCCTACTGAGTTAGCTGCACAATCTGTAGCCCCCGTAGCTACTACTGAGGTGCCATCCACACTGATAAAGGACCAGCAGTCTCCTCCTTCCCTTCCTCCAGGAGCAACGTTGACCACTACTCCTGCTGAGGCAGTAAATAAAGTTGGCACTACCGTTTCTGATACAGTAGATGCTCCTCATGCAACCTCACAGTCTTCAGAAGCACCAGAAGCCCCTGTGAAAATAGAGGAACTACCGGCTGCTCCAGCTCAAGCTGAGAAGGGTCCAGAAAAGGAAGAAGCAAAAACAGAGGAAGTGAAGAAGGTGGAAAAAGAAGAGCAGGTGGCCACCACAAAGTTGGAGCCTGCagctgaggctgcagcagcaggTTCTTCCAATcttgaagaagaaagaaagaataaagaagaaATGGCTACAAAAACGGCAACTGAAGTCTCCCAGCCTCCCCCACCTGCACGGGAGCCTGCTGGTCCACAGACCCAGAACGCCGTTCTGCGCTCTACCCCCGAACCTGAATCCACACAAGTTGAGGCAGCAGAGCCTGTTCTCCCCAACGGCCTTCCTCAGGAGACCGAAGAACTGCCCAAGGATAATGCAATTTCAGACACTACGCCCCACAAACAGCCAGACGCTTCTCAATCTCAGGAATCCACACCTATGGCTAAAACGGCAACAGCAGCCCAGGAGGTGAAAGAGGAGGCtgaagagagggaggaggaggaagagtgcAAGAAGAAAAGTGAGGATACCCCTCCTGCGTCTGTTAGCTGCCCAGAAGAATCTACTATGCAAG CTGCTACACATGtgcaaaggaagaaaaagaacatGAAAGAGTTTAACAAGAAGGAGGCCATTGGGAATCTCCTGGATGCCTTCACAGAG gAACAGGGTGCCAAGCCTGCCTCTGAACCCATGCCCACTCAGGCCAACCCTCCAGCTCCAGCACCAGCTGAACTTCCTGTCGAAGTGGCAGATGAGACCTGGGAGCAAAAAGAGGACAAGCAGAATGCAGAACCTGACAAGTCTAAAGCCACACCTGAGCCAACTGAGCAGAAATACCAGTACAAACAAG AAGAATGGAAGCCGATAAACCCGGAGGACAAGAAGCGGTACGACAGGGAGTTCCTCCTGGGCTGCCAGTTCATCAGCGCCAGTATGCACAAGCCTGAGGGCCTGCCTATCATCAGTGATGTGGTGCTGGATAAG GTGAACAAGACTCCACTACGACCTGCTGACCCATCTCGCCTGATGAACACTGGTCCTGATTTTACTCCCTCATATTTAGGGAACCTTGGGAGCAGATCAGTGGGAGGACCTCGTGGCCCG CCATCCGGGCCCCGTCGCTCTCAAACCAAAAAAATTATCACCAGCATGTCGCTAAATGACGACGTGCAGCTCAGCAAGGCTGAGAAGGCCTGGAAGCCCTCTGTGAAAAAGGTCACTCGTGGCCGTGTTGATGAGCCTGAAGAGGAAGACCCAGAACAGGCCAAGACTCGAGAGCTGTTCAAGCGTCTGCGGAGCATCCTCAACAAGCTTACGCCACAGAAGTTTCAGGAGCTGATGAAACAAGTGACAGAGCTGACGATAGACACTGAGGAGAGGCTGAAGGGAGCCATCGACCTCATCTTTGAGAAGGCCATCTCAGAGCCCAACTTCTCTGTGGCCTACGCCAACATGTGCCGCTGCCTTATGGGG CTGAAAGTCCCCACTTCAGACAAGCCAGGAGTTTTTGTGAACTTCCGCAAACTGCTGCTCAACCGCTGCCAGAAAGAGTTTGAGAAGGACCAGGATGATGATGAGATCTTTGAGAAAAAGCAAAAGGAATTGGAGGCTGCCAAAGAC GGTGAGGAGCGTGAGCGCTTCAGGGTGGAGCTGGAGGAGGCCAGAGATAAAGCTCGACGCCGCTCACTGGGCAACATAAAGTTCATTGGTGAACTGTTTAAGCTTAAGATGCTGACAGAGCCAATCATGCACGACTGTGTCGTGAAACTACTTAAGAATCATGATGAGGAGTCTCTCGAGTGTCTCTGCAGACTGCTGTCGACTATTGGTAAAGACCTGGACTTTGAGAAGGCAAAG CCTCGCATGGATCAGTATTTTAATCAGATGGACAAGATCATTAAAGAGAGAAAGACTTCATCAAGAATCCGCTTCATGCTGCAAGATGTTTTGGACCTCAGAAGG AATAACTGGGTGCCTCGTAGAGGAGACCAGGGTCCTAAGACAATTGATCAGATTCAcaaggaagcagagatggaggagcacagggaACAGATGAAAGTCCAGCAGCAGCTCATGACCAAGAAGGAAAGCAGAGACAGGTTCACGGGAAACATGGGCAGCCGAGGCCCTCACACACCAGGAGGTGGCCGGACCAGCCAGCCTCAGGATGAGGGGTGGAACACAGTCCCCATCTCCAAGAACAGACCCATTGACACCACCCGCCTAAGCAAGATCACAAAG CCTGGTGCTATGGATTTCAACAACCAGCTGTTGGCTCCGGGTGGCAAAGGCATGTGGGGCAGCTGGGGAAAAGGCAGCAGCGGAGGAACTGGAGCTAAACCAGCGAGTGGAGACCAGG ACTCTGGGCGTCCGGGTACCAGCACTCTCAACCGCTTCTCTGCCCTACAGTCTGGGTCATTGATGTCTGCAACAGACTCTGATCGCAGAGTTCCTCAAAG GTCGAGTTCGAGCCGCGAACGTGGGAGCAACAGGGACAGGAGCGACCGCAACAGGGATCGATTTGACAGATTTGATCGCAGCGAAGGACGGGAAGCGAACCAAGTCACCAAGAGAAGCTTCAGCAGAGAGTCGCAAGAGCGCGGCGGGAGGGGAGGAGATGGCAGGTCTTCAACTGAATCTGTGCGCCGCGTCGCCAGCATGACAGACAGTCGGGACAGAGGAAGCAGGGATCGGGGAAGCAGAGACCGAGGAAGCAGAGATAGAGGAAGTCGGGACAAGGGTAGTGACTTCGTCCCAG TTAAGCGTGAGAGCGCTCCCActcctcctccatctctccCTAAACCTGCCTTGACTGAAGAGGAAGTGGAGAAGAAGTCGCATGCGATCATTGAAGAATACCTCCACATCAATGATGTCAAG GAGGCATTGCAGTGTGTGGTGGAGCTCAACAGCACATCACTGCTGTACGTGTTCGTGCGGAACGGCTTGGAGTCGACGCTTGAACGAAGCACCATCGCTCGGGAACACATGGGCCTGTTGCTGCACCAGCTTATAAAGGCAGGGACTTTGCCCACGCAGCAGTACTACAAAGG GCTACTAGAGATTCTGGAGGTAGCAGAAGACATGGCCATAGATATACCTCACATCTGGCTCTACCTGGCTGAGCTTATTACTCCTATGCTCCACGAGGGAGGCATCCCTATGGGACAGCTGTTCAG GGAGATCTCAAAGCCTCTTGTGCCTCTGGGGAAGGCCAGCGTGCTGCTGGTACAGATCCTCAAGTTGCTTTGTAAAGAAAAG ACCCCCAATAAGGTCGGGGCTTTGTGGACAGAGGCTGGGCTAAATTGGAACGACTTCTTGCCCAAAGATGAAGACGTCAACAAGTTTGTCACCGATCAG AAAGTGGAGTTCACCGTGGGAGAGGAGATGGAGCCCAAAGAGGCCAGTAAGAAGAAGGTCCTCAGCGGAGAGGAGATCAGCAAACAGCTGGACAGACTCCTCCAGGACAAGGCCAACAATCAACGCATCAGAGACTGGATCGAG GCTAACTTGGACGAGCAGCAGACTGCTTCGAACCAGTTTGTACGAGCATTGATGACATCAGTGTGCCAGTCTGCTATCATAT GTGACAACCCGTACAAGGTGGATGCACAGCAGATCGGCCAGAGAGCCTCTCTGCTGCAGAGATACCTGTACGACGAGCAGAAAGAGCTGCAGGCCCTGTACGCCCTCCAGGCTCTGATGGTGCACATGGAGCAGCCTGCTC ACCTGCTGCGGATGTTCTTCGACGCCTTGTATGATGAGGACGTCATTAAAGAGGAGGCCTTCTACGAATGGGAAACCAGCAAAGACCCGGCAGAGCAGACAGGCAAAGGCGTGGCCTTGAAGTCGGTCACCGGCTTCTTCACCTGGCTCCGCGAGGCCGAAGAGGAATCTGACAAGGAGTAA